The segment TGAATCTAGACAGTCTTCAATTGATCTCACCGAAGTCCCTACCCATTCTACAGGTAAATGGATTAGAAAACGAAAATATTATCAACAAGTATGCCTCTCAGCATCCCGCACCGCTGTTGCATTTGACTCCTTACCCAGGATATGACAGCAAGTTTCTTATGATCAACCTCAACAATTTTGTTGGTAGCCCTGGACCGTTTTGATATGCAAAAGTATCTAGTCATCATATCGCTTTTACTATCAGCTACAGTACATGCACAATCAGATCTAGTAGTAGACCTACAACCAAACTATACGGCAGGTGACCCAATCACCTTGGTCTGTCGTGGCAGCACTGCATTACCAGACAGGATGATAGCGATCTACGCCTATGGTGTTGAGTCCATCCATGGTCAGCTTGAAGCTAGTCAGGTCTCTTTCCAATTGCCTTCACAGATTAGTCAAGTGGCTGGAAGAATCAAAATAAAATTACTTAACAAACAGGAAATTGTATGGCAGGGAGAAACAAGTGTCTTAGTAGATCAATCGTCCGAATCTAGTATAGAAGCCTACTGTGGACCTAAACATCTCATCGTAGACAAGATGGACTTTGCCATGATTACTGCCTCCCTACTAGACAAATATGACAACCCATATCCCGACAGTACAGCATTGAATGTCCAATACATGCAAGGAGAGCATGTCACGACATTCGTGACACAAATGCAAGACCTAGTGGCATTCCAAAGAGTGTACGCCCCTCAAAAAACTGGTATAGGGTCTGTCTCTATCATGAATGGCCAAATAGGTTCCAAAGAATTTCGATTAAGTTACTATGCTAATGATCCAATCAATTATAGCTTACTTATCGAACGCGAGCACAGATATGCAGATGGCAACCAGCTAGTACATCTCAAAACCACTCCAATACAAGACAGTACGAAAAATACGGTTGAGAATGGTACTGCTGTCTATTTCTACATCAATGATCCCAACGGCAACCTCAATGCACAACTTATTGGTCAAACCATATCAGGTGTTGCTCAGGTCAATCTTCCAGCTCCACTCGAAGCTACCACGTGGACGATCCACTCCAGCATTCCAGGATATGCTACAAGTCAAAATACTCAGCTTCACTTTGAACAAGCGATCAAAACCTTGCCCGTAACACATAATGAAAGGGGGATCATTGTAGGCCCTGTACTCAGCTATATGGGGCAACAAGTAAAAGATGGAATAGTCATCAAATTGATAATCAAAGGAGAAAAATACTACTATGCAAGCTCCAATCCTATCAAGTCAGGTTACGCGGAATTCGGATGGCCTCTGGATATGAAGACAGGAAAATACAGCATAGAAGTTAGTCTAAACAAGACTCGAAATATAATAGAGATAACAAGATGAACAACAGCCAAAAACTTTCGATTCTATATGTCACTGTCAGTTTTATGGTGATTCTCTTGCTATTGTTTTATGGCACTTCGCAGTTCATCACATTCTTCAAAACAGGAGCCGAACGTCGTGACATGTTGCTACTGGACTCCTATCATATCAACGATTTTTACCAACCTCAAATCAACTGGATTAACCTTGGTCAAAACGAAGGAAGGGTGTTTGAACCTGCTGTTCAAATCAAAATGGGCAAAGACTATATCGCTTCCTATTTCTATCAATTTCAAGCTTTCGAAAAAGGTGAAGTTCAGGGGCTTCATGATTACTTCACTGAGCAGTTTAGAGCCAAATTCCTTCCGCTAATCCATCAATTCAGAGAGGATAAAAAGACTCTTCTTGCTACGACAATCACCCATGAGGTAGATCTCAAGTTTTACTCAGAGGATGGTACCATTGCTACTTTAGAAGATCGGGTAGTAAGTTTTCATAAAATCAAAGAATTGGATCTGCCAGAAGTATCCTTTTATGACACCTCTCAGTACGAAGTGATGTTACTGCTAGAAGACAACCACTGGAGGATACGACACAAGGTTAGCCGTCCCTTACTGGCTCAAAACTCAAAAGATCCAAAACACATTCCTCGTACTAGCGTGAGTGGTCAGCAGCTCTGGGTAGATGATAGCATCTTTCATATCCGAGGTCTCAATTATTATCCACAGCAATATCCTTGGCAGGAAATGTGGCTAAATTATGATTCAATAGATTTCGATTCAGATTTCGCATTGATCAAAGACCTAGGATTCAATACACTGAG is part of the Reichenbachiella agarivorans genome and harbors:
- a CDS encoding cellulase family glycosylhydrolase produces the protein MNNSQKLSILYVTVSFMVILLLLFYGTSQFITFFKTGAERRDMLLLDSYHINDFYQPQINWINLGQNEGRVFEPAVQIKMGKDYIASYFYQFQAFEKGEVQGLHDYFTEQFRAKFLPLIHQFREDKKTLLATTITHEVDLKFYSEDGTIATLEDRVVSFHKIKELDLPEVSFYDTSQYEVMLLLEDNHWRIRHKVSRPLLAQNSKDPKHIPRTSVSGQQLWVDDSIFHIRGLNYYPQQYPWQEMWLNYDSIDFDSDFALIKDLGFNTLRIFIPFGEFNDPSAHQLHMDHLQNLMDKIHDHELKAIVTLFDFFLGYDVVDWTLSDRHAEQIVTLLKDHPALLAWDLKNEPDLDFDSKEEQVVLDWLFFINRRIKSYDPHALTTIGWSQPEHASHLANELDFISFHYYRDPTSFAGEVEALQQHLDVKKPLFLGETGMHSFSAFWYPWSNSQEDQATYYADILLATEKLDLHWAMWTMYDFVSVPANVAGRWPWQKSPQKAYGFIDTDGNNKKIYNLIQNHLNKTK